A single Candidatus Niyogibacteria bacterium DNA region contains:
- a CDS encoding 2-oxoacid:acceptor oxidoreductase family protein: MIEITIFGRGGKGARLASEILAENFFRALAKKGYFVQCFPFFGSERTGQPVKSFVRLDSKFIRLKCQIKQADYLITLGEDILAAPDFEPKNNLKPNGWLIVNSRRKQEELSRLFPDYRVVAFNASAIAKKHNLSRLNAVMLGAFAKMTNLFGFEDLADVLEEKIPARKKENIEAAKEAYDLSKVLPGGAI; encoded by the coding sequence ATGATAGAAATTACGATTTTTGGACGCGGAGGAAAAGGCGCTCGTTTGGCTTCAGAAATTTTAGCCGAAAACTTTTTTAGGGCTTTGGCTAAAAAAGGATATTTTGTCCAGTGTTTCCCTTTTTTCGGTTCAGAAAGGACAGGCCAGCCGGTTAAAAGTTTTGTCAGGCTTGATTCAAAATTCATAAGGTTGAAATGCCAGATTAAACAAGCGGATTATCTGATAACTCTTGGGGAAGATATTTTAGCGGCCCCTGATTTTGAACCAAAAAATAACTTAAAACCGAACGGCTGGCTTATTGTCAATAGCCGCCGAAAACAAGAAGAATTATCTCGTTTATTTCCCGATTATAGAGTGGTTGCTTTTAACGCTTCGGCAATCGCCAAAAAGCATAATCTGAGCAGGTTAAATGCCGTGATGTTGGGAGCATTTGCCAAAATGACTAATCTTTTCGGTTTTGAGGATTTAGCCGATGTTCTGGAAGAAAAGATTCCGGCGCGCAAAAAAGAGAATATTGAAGCCGCGAAAGAAGCGTATGATCTTAGCAAAGTATTGCCGG